A region of the Sphaerodactylus townsendi isolate TG3544 linkage group LG15, MPM_Stown_v2.3, whole genome shotgun sequence genome:
gaattgtaCCAGTTTTacagattagagcaggggtctgcaacctgcagctcaccagatgttcatggactacaaatcacatcagcccctgccagcatggccaattgggatttgtagtccatgaacatctggcgagccgcaggatgcagacccctggattagagtctgTCAGTCTTCAATCACTGCATCAGACCGTcttggtgccccccaccccaccccagaacaaagaggggggaaatgagtgCCTGTACCCATGTGCAATAAACAGAGAAAGTACCTTCTTCTCCCTTAGTATTTTGTTTCATGGTTGGTCAGTCTGACTGTCAAAGGAATGGGGCGGGCTCACCCCTCGGCTGCCTCAGCCCTCTGGCCAACTGCATTTAGCCTGACAGATTCTGTCACTGGAATttgccagtagaagaagaagagtttggatgtatatcccccctttctctcctgtaggagactcaaaggggctgacaatctccttgcccttcccccctcataacaaacaccctgtgaggtaggtggggctgagagagctccgaagaactgtgaccagcccaaggtcacccagctggcgtgtgtgggagtgcccaggctaatctagttccccagataagcctccacagctcaggcggcagagcggggaatcaaacctggttcctccagattagaatgcaccttctcttaaccactgcgccactgctgctcctcagtttGGTCTGTCAGTGCACACAGATTTTATTGAATATAGTTTTATCATCTCAGAGTAAGTGGGAGCGAGCAAGTGAAAGGTGACCTCGGGTACCTTCAGGCAGACAGTGTGATTTATAAGCATTTATAATTACAGCAACTGTGTTCAGGGTTTTTGTATCAATTCAACTGGGCCTAAATGTAGGTCCGGGGACAACGCCGCCCCCACTTCACCTTTTCTCCTTTGTATCATATAGTAATAGGATGCTTCACATTTTCCCGTCCCCTCATGTAGCAGGTAGTGAAACAGGCCAGAGTAACTCATAAAGTCGAAGAGTCCCATGTTTTATGCCACAGCTGTCCCCGTTTACCTGCCCAGTTGACTCTTGCCCATCTACCGTAAATACTCGAGTACAAGTCgactttttcagtacatttttaaatgctgacttatacttgagtatatacggtatctttgGTTACCCTGAAATAAGCCCAGAGGGCCTCCTGACCTGGCTCTGGAAAAGCTGCTGTTGTCATTGAAGGAAAtgggcagcccagcccaggaGTGGGGGCACACCTTCTTCTGGAGCCGGCACAGATGCTCCCCCATGCTGATGCACGGGGCCAAGGGGGGGTTGCTTGTCCTGGTGGGCAAGCACCACACATCGACCTGGAAGCTGCCTCCATTACCCAGGCCTGCCAGCACAGGGTGGGGTGAGGCGGCAGtggggccaaccttagtcagccccCATTTGACAGCAGAGATGCGCCACTATTCTCCCCCGTAGGGGACTCCTCAGAATCTGGACTTCCTGTGCCGCCGCAAGAAAGCTCTGTGGAGCTGATGGAGAGGTGCTGAAGCAGCATTGTCCCCACCCACCAGCCCTGTCCGGATTGGGCTGATAGATTCCTTTGTTCTCTTGCAGAGGGCATGTGACCCAGGATGCACCAATCCCCGGCTCCCCTCTGTACACCATCAAAGCCTTCATCCCAGCCATCGATTCCTTCGGGTTTGAGACCGACCTCCGGACACACACGCAGGGCCAGGCGTTCTCTCTCTCGGTCTTCCACCACTGGCAGGTaaggctgcagaggagcaggCGGAGCCGCACTCCAAGCCCCAAACCCACTGTGGTCCATTATGCAGTGAATGTCCCAGCAAGACgccagaggagaggctgcagcatttgggactctttagtttggagaggaggcgtctgatgggggagatgattgaagtctataaaattatgcagggggtagaaaatgtggacagagagaaatttttctctctttctcacaatactagaaccagggggcatccattgaaaatgctggggggaagaattaggactaataaaaggaaacacttcttcacacaacgtgtgattggtgtttggaatatgctgccacaggaggtggtgatggccactaacctggacagctttaaaggggggcttggacagatttatggaggagaagtcgatctgtggctgccaatcttgatcctctttgatctgagattgcaaatgccttaagagaccaggtgctcgggagcaacagctgcagaaggacattgctttcacatcctgcctgtgagctcccaaaggcacctggtgggccactgcgagtagcagagtgctggactagatggactctggtctgatccagcaggctcttccttatgcgTCCATTTTGTGCCCAACAAAATGGAAGCCTCAAAGCAACCCATATTCTGGGCCAAGAAGAGCTCAATTCTGCATCCTGAATTATACCCATCAGTGCTTTGCGTTGCACACGTTCACAGAATTTATTcacttgtatcctgcctttctacctAATGGGGAACTCAAGGCCACCCACAGCCCAAAGCCTGCTCCTGCCCTCTGTGTTCTCCTCACAACCACTGCGTGAGGGAGGCTCCTCTTCGTGCTTGTGACTGGCCCACGATTGCCCGTCTGCCTTCCGTGACCGTGTTGGGAACTGAGCCTGCGCCTCCTAGatcctaagcccgtggtggcgaacctttggcactccagatgttatggactacaattcccatcagcccctgtcagtatgaccaattgtaggggctgatgggaattgtagttcataacatctggagtgccaaaggttcgccaccactgtcttaagctGACTTTCTTAACACCACACgggctttttttctccttttgctgGACATCTTGCCTGGCCTCTCCTTCCACTTCCCGttccctctttttctccctttcttgagAGAAGGTGAGATGCCTTCTGCACACCTATCGGGAGGTATCAGCCCCCAGATTTCAGCAGAGCTCCCCATCCTGTAATTGCATCATTCACGTGAGCCATTCCTAGAAGTGCACCTGTGCTGGCTAACACAGGTGTGGCTGTTAGGAAATGATGGGCAGAGAAAGGAGGACGCTTTATGGGCCTGAAAGAAGAAGTcccagcacaggtgtcaaacttgcggggcctccagatgttatggactacagttcccatcatcccctgctggcagggggtgatgggaactgtagtccataacatctggagggccgcaagtttgacacctaccTAGTGGGTGACTTGATCCTCCCCTCTAGCTCTGTCATTCTGCAAATCCAGCTTGGCAGCGTGCTGGGAAATCCCTGAGCTATTCCACTTCACAAGTATAGTTTTAAAAGGACTCCATGTACCTGGGTTGCATTCCGCTATGGCCAGCCCTGCTTGGGGTATCCCTGTCCTGGGGGACCGACGTCAGCTTCTCTGTGTGCCCAGACTGGCCCACAGGTGCCAGGGAATAAAGGCTCTGTCACTCCCTGCTTGGTATTCCCTGCATTGCAGATTGTGCCAGGCGACCCCTTGGACAAGAGCATTGTGATCCGGCCTCTGGAGCCCCAGCCCGCCCCTCACCTGGCCCGGGAGTTTATGATCAAGACCAGGCGCAGGAAGGTAAGGCACAGACAGTGGGAGGCCCTTCCTGCCATGAGGTCATATATACCCCCACCTGTACCCCCCCGGGTCTAATGCTTTCGCCGTCCCCCGATTTCTCCCTCAGGGGCTGAGCGAAGACGTGAGCATCAGCAAGTTCTTCGATGACCCCATGTTGCTGGAGCTGGCCAAGCAGGACGTGGTTCTGAACTACCCCATGTGATGCTGCAGGTTCCGGCCCCCTGGACAGCAGCGCCCCCCTGGAAGGGCTTGGCCGGAAGTCCTTCTCCTGATTTGCTCACTTCCCGCGAAGCAGGGCTCTGCATCCTGGAGGCGGCTTTTCGGGAGATGCTGCTCTTGTTGTGAACCAACACCGGAGTAATCCTCCCCCTCCTGGCCAGGTTCCCAGTGGACAAGCGTGACACAGGTTTCCTTGTGTCTCTAGCTGGCCCTTCTGAGCAGAACTCTGCAAGAGTTTGTGTCTTTTTGCTGACATGCCCCACCTCAGAGGCAGCAGCCTCGTGTCTGTGTTAAAAGGAAGCGCcagaaatgtttttgtttgtcCGTCCTCAAGTATGAGGATTTAGTGCTTGCCGCTTTCCCCTTCTGACTGAATTGTGGCATTGTCAGCAGTAGGGGGCTTCCTTGTCCGGAAGGGAACTGGGGGGCCATTCCTTGCTGCGGAGTCCAGGCATTGCCCGCTGAGACGAGCAGGCAAGCAGGAAGAAGACCCCACCCACAGCGCTGCTCCTTTCTTCCCCTTCGCCGTTGTCTTCTGGACATATTCAGGGAGCCCCCAGCTACCAagttgtgggtggggaggagaggtgtTGTCAAgacattaaatatttttgtaagttgtaataaaataaaaccagtccAGTTCTTTATGTCGTCTCACTCATTTTTCCTGCAGTAAGTAGGAAGGGCAAGTCAAGAGGTCTGTGAAGCTCTTTGCATCAATGTGGAAATGTGTCTTGTTGCGCTTGGAAAGGATTCGGCAAAGactagaagaagcaagcctttattggcatagacaacagtacaacagtaataaaaaaacggattaaaaagcatatacaatacaggtcgaaggaactctactggcgtttagtagtttccaggagaaagtctgccactatcatacagagagaaggatcagggttgtccgaCAAGTAGTGtgatctaattaaatcggggagatggggtaaatgtaaaggagtaagattcacatacttggatctgatttccttgaatctgagacagtgtagtaattggtgggccagagattcaactgagccatcgttacatgggcacaatcttttagccttttcttgcttcttaaatctgccatgtaacaaggcagaaggcataacattaaacctggtgagcattatggctctcctttgagcagggtttattaagcaatacaggtagtgtgccaagtggtcccgttcaaatgggagagaaaaatacaggggggagcacgttttattggctgcggtgattagggtagagaactctctatcccaggggtgggcaattattttttccatgcgccgcataagaaacagaaaatattgtggagggccgggccaaaaggcaggggggtgaggcgcttttgaaagccctgcataagccggcagccaaggcaaccggcttctgcggggctttcaaagacgcctcgctccccagcacgacAGGGGGGCCAGTcggggtcatccggcgggccggatgtggcctgcgggccgtataatgtCCAGGTCtgctctatccaatagttgaccttttaatttcctataagcttctgaataggacaaagggcaaagtgaatccactgacagtccaatagaggccattttttcttcaattatggaaaaccaggggttggaatgggtgtcagagagcagacggtggacccgggaattacagtccgagagaaaatgaattcgcagccagaatctaaaagccctcagccaagcggctgattccaaggagttttgacctaactccagacaaagggctgcatagggcacgcaatttgggagtccagttatcttatgaaaaaatttggattgaagagaattcaaggagtggttaatagcttgaatccaggCAAAGACTGAAGTTGACACTGTGACGCTGAATGAGGTCCTTAACCTATGTCTAATCGGAATCCCCCTTGTGCTACCTGAGAGTTTCCGAGGACTGAAGTGGGGCCCTTCTGGCCCTTCCAGAGCAGGAATGCCGCCTCCCACTCGGCCAGTCTTTTTTACTTCTCGTGTCCTCTGCAGCTACACGTAATGCCAGGCCGAGCAGTCTGCTCTGGCTCTTTGATTCTGCACCATCTCTCTGCGAGGACGTCCGGAGGCATTGCCTGACTTGGCCCTCCGATCGTAGCTGTTCCCTGAAGTCATCATTTCTGAACAGGCCGCTCTAGATAGAGCACGGTATCTGGTGAACATGAGTGCACATAGCCTCAGGGTGATGTTTACATTCATTAGGTTCCAAACAGGGCCATCGGCTGACCACAGTAAGAGATACTTTCAGTTTTCGCTACCTCAGCATCTTTGTTCATGCAGGAGCCCAGTGGCCGGAAAATCTCCCTCATTCTGTTCCAGATGGTCTACTTTATGCAGAACTCGGGAACAAATTTATTGTTAAAGATAATCCCAAGCAGTCCCCAGTCAGATGACGATAAATTGATACTCTTGCTGTCTGATATTGACCCTTTTTGTGTCCTACAGAGTAGATGTCTTTGCACTGGCAGAGAGGAAGATTACAGCCGAAAAGTCTATAAAGAAAGAGTCTACTCTGcatggttgaaaatgttttattaatgaaagactgtattttaacatatatgtttcttttaaaaaaaagattattacAAGAAAGTAAGATATAGTCAGTACAGATACATGTCAATCTAAAAGATTACAATATTAATCATTTACATTTGTAAGTTTATTTCTACACAGTAATAATATCCCTAGAAAAAATAAATGGACGCAAACGAaatagagaaagaaaagaaaagttagaGAAAGAAAAAGGTGGAAGTTATATTttatagaaacagaaaaaaaagaaagaataaaatcaGTAAGAAAGATTTGTTAAACCAGTTTAAAATTGACTTCCTGCTAGGAAGGGTATTTACGTcttaaatgaaatatttaaatttaGCTTATTTCCGTATCCAGCGCAATATATACATACTAATCCGCAAAAGGTTCCATATCTATTGCCTAGTCTTATTATTTGAGGAAAAACTTTTaggaatatatacattttaaagccGTGTGttgtaattatatttattatcaACTTTTCCTGATTACTTAGTATTCATATATTttgaaccatcgcaggtaatcatttcaaagtatctataaggaacctagctacaacaGTTAGAATCTcagaggcagaattgtttagtagaaacgcaatcttccccacagtagagtattcattaaagattacaggacaaagagcaaaaagtctggtcctagatccctcgtatttggggcagtcgagcaatatatgttccatggtttgaatcgctgtgatacaatgaggacatttccgctcttgcaggtcgatttttcggaaccttccttgtagcatagagcaagggaaggagttacatcgagccctagtgattctccatctatgcttgggctcctgaagtaaactcaaataatctgccatgtgattgattttaaatttgatgttaaaaaagaggggggagcaattgcttctcgccttgtcctgcagaacttgaaactcttgatctagcagtcgcctttttaacATATATGTTTCAATGTTAAATCATGGgcctttttgtctttttcttttcttttttatattacGAGGCTAAGGCAAATTATGATGGCTCTTGCAGACCCCCAACCTGTTCACAATATCCTGGCACAGCGAGTGTTAACTTTTGTTCAAGCCAAGAACAATAGGGCGGGATCCAGCCATCTGCCCATGATGCTGCTGGCGGATGTGGAATTTCCCTGCTTTCCCCACCCCAGGAAAGTTGATTCATTGGTCTCAGGACTGCTGGGGACTTACAGCTACCCCAGAtctggggggctggggggtgagCATGGGCCCTTGCCCATGGATCTGACCCAGTTTCTCTGGTTCCAATTAGGCAGCGCAGGATGGCAGGATAAACTTGCTGGTTTTATACATGTGTTCAATTTGTATACTCTTGTTATGAACTAGATCCTGGGTTGAGATGAATTGGCCGGCCTTTGGGGAGGCAAATGTTTGGGTGAACGGCTGTTTGTCACTGTCCGAGAGAAAgaagattatcggctgccctctcccctccttggaagaactctacaattcccgaagcctaaagagagcccaaaatattccgagagacccgtctcatccagcacacgcTCTTTTCGAACTGtcgccatccggcagacgatacaggtctatcaaaactaggaccaagaggctgagagacagcttctactctagagctgtggcgatgctgaactccggggcttcgtgttgatgtgtttggggctgtggagggatgggtggagggaggggaaagggagggtggggcatgagtctgaaattgtgggcatcgaggaatgctgctgtaaatttcgttgtgcgtgcacaatgacaataaaatgcttatgcttaaaccgGCCAGGCAGCAGAAAGGAAGTGAGAGGACCCCCCcgaccccgccccctcccccgcccaaggATCCCTTCACAGCTCTATCCCTAAGTCTCCCTGTACAAAAGTACAAGACAACTTTTCACAGAAATAAATATTGTCAGGTGGGAGTGGTGTTTCCACAAATGCTCGGCTGTAACGAAGGCATGTACTTTGCAGGTGCTGTTTCTTCTGCAAGAACAGACTCGATTTCCCAGCCTTCCTGGGATGACCAAAAGTGTCTTCAGAGTCCTTCaaggaaagggagaaaccaggactGGCCCCGGCCTGTCTATTGCTGCCGTCCAGCGGGAGGCTGTTTTGTGAAGTGCTCTTTGTACATGCTGCAGACAGCACCTACAGGGAGGAGAAACCGGAGTTGGTGCAAAAGAGGCGGGAAGGGGAGAGTACAAAATAATGCCAGGGATTGCCCTCGTGTCGTCCTGCTTCCACTGACCAGGGggatactgaagaagaagaagagtttggatttatatcccccctttctctcctgcaggagactcaaaggggctgacaatctccttgcccttcccccctcacaacaaacaccctgtgaggtgggtgggactgagagagctaagaagaactgtgactagcccaaggtcacccagctggcatgtgtgggagtgcacaggctaatctgaattccccagataagcctccacagctcaggcggcagagcggggaatcaaacccggttcctccagattagatacacgagctcttaacctcttatgccacaaAACAGTCAGATTCAGCCCAAGCTTCAGACAAACGGTGCAGTCCTAAGAAGATCTACCTGGTAGCAGACCCGTGGCATTCAATGGCGCTTCTTCTCAGGAACATGTCCTTAGAATCACAGTTGATGGCAACCACCATCCAAGCCCTTTAGAGATAGTTAGCTATCAGTAGTGAAAGCCTGTGTAGATAAATTGGCTTTACACGGTTTCTGAAGAAATGGGGAGCCTTACCCATTTAGGTGTAAGCTGTTCTTAACCGCTACTGCGGGAAACAGGCCCTAGAGCAGAAAAGTGTTGATCTGGCCTCAGGAAACGGACTCAGTCAGAAAAGTGAAGTTTCCGCATGGGAATATACCAGTTGGCAGAACTATCTGTTAACCAAAAACTGATCTGTAGCACAGAGATTACGGGATCTTACTCCAGGTGATCGCTGGTCCCGTGCCCATCCCGTTTGTTTCCTGACTTGTTTTCATATaaactatgccagtggtggcgaacctatggcacgggtgtcagaagtggcactcagagccctttctgtgggaacgcgcaaacagagtgccccccccccccatctaggctggcctgggctgctgggctcaattattagcgttaaacctaagaccaagttttggggaagcagtgtaggtaaccctgctaagcgctgttaaaccccactgattttcatgcaaagaacaaaagcacaatcctttacctgggagtaagctcggttgctggaaatggggcttgcttctgagtaaaccctcttagggtcgtgattcacacgtTGGaatgcatggttgtttcaaagcaaagccaccaactaccaccaagcttactcctgagtaacacacgcctcggagttaactgttttttctaaacgaaaacctcagtattcaggttaaattggctcgttggcactttgcaataaacaagtgggttttgcagtttgggcactcggtctcgaaaaggttcgccatcactgaactatgcAGTTCCATTTTGTTGTGCTGTTCACAAAAGCAAGGCTAAATGTATTTCACCTGAAGACCTTCGTGGTGGACTCACAGGTGTTCCTTATCCTCTCAGACTATGCCCTTGTAACTCTCGAGATATGAACCTTACCACATATTCTTCTTTTTGCAAATTATATCATCAGGAGCCTCAACAGAGGTTTTTCCTCTATTGTCAAAAGTTAGAAGCAGTACAGAACAATCGCCCATACATTTTTTGTTAGAAGACAAAAATTTTATGATCCCATCAGCGgttgcaaaatttctggcagaggttttcagaattaaaaaccagAGATCCCAAACAGCTGTTCTCCTGTTGCAATACTTTGCTCCTAAATGTGTGTAACTTTACCCCTTTTGTTCCtttaatccacaggtgtcaaactcacggctctccagatgttatggactacagttcccaacatcccctgccagcgtgatgctggcaggggattatgggaactgtagtccataacatctggagggccgtgagtttgacacctatgcttttaATCCATGAACCTATTTGTTATTGTTGACCAGATACTGTTTTCTGCTGTCTGTATGTTTTATGGGTCAATTGACCACAACAATAAATCTCTCTCTTCTCCAAGGCTGAGGGAGAAAATCACCCAGTGTGgcaatttgaacttgggtctcccagattctagtcagaGTCTCTACCCACTGCACAACACTGCTCTTCACCTTACCAAGAGTTATGGCTCCAACCACACAAGCCTGGGCAGCTACCCGAGTGTGAATTAAGTGGATGGACATCTTCATGTTCCCTCTTTCCTTCATTCGGTAAAGGCCATAGGCTGCTACAACCACAAACCCCACCAGGCCTAGAAGGGAAGAGAAGCCAAATGGTTACAGTCAGTTCTAAAAGGGCAcagtgcacccaccccaccctaagCAGGCTCTGCCTACCACAAAATGGTAGGGGGCCCAGTGAACCCACCTCACCCTAAGCAcagctctggtcaatttcacctgGCCAAAAAGCTCTGCACTCCAACTCAGTCCTgcaattgtttttctgccaggTCTGGGTGGCTCATGGGTcctccttgggggaggggggcagtaggGGGAGTTCTGTTGGGGGCTGGGCGCGAGCGGGAGAGGGAGTGGGCGGGTGGCCATGTGACCCGGATGAATGGAGCCTGGGTCGTCTGCCCCCTCTTGCCCCCCTTAGATACACCTTTGGACAGCATCTGTTCATAAGTCCAAATTTCTGATCCTGTCCCGGCCCCACATCTAGAATTTGCCCGCTGATGTTCTCTAAATAGCTTCTACAGAACCTCCTTGCCGGGTTCATGCCTGGAGTGCAGCATCTCCTCCTTACTAACTTTCTGTTCAGGCCTTGGATCCCAGCCACTGATGGGTTTTCCTGTTCTTGGACagatgggcttggacagatttatggaggagaagtcaatctatggctaccaatcttgatcctccttgatctcagattgcaaatgccttagcagaccaggtgctcgggagcagcagcagcagcagaaggccattgctttcacctcctgcatgtgagctcccaaaggcacctggtgggccactgcaagtagcagagtgctggactaaatggactctggtctgatccagcaggctagttcttatgttcttatgttcttgcactGCCCCTCCCTCTCGCGGGATCATTTCCCCTTCCTCGCCATCCCAAGATCTTGGTGTTTCACGCAGCCTTTTGACATGGCTCTCCCCCACTGTGCTGGAAATGGGTGAAGATCGCATATTAATTACAGGGAAGGGGAGTGATttaataatccccccccccccaactcaccaaCGGGCACCAAAGGACTCTTCCGTGCCTTTTGTAGCAGTTTGGTCCTGACTGTACTTTCATGTTCTGGAACCCAACCGCCATCGTCAGTTGACATCTGGAAGCGGCAGAGATGGATTTCCACATTACAGGCTGAAGGGAAAACCCTTTAaccttaaggccccttccgcacacgcaaaatagtgcgttttcaaactactttcacaactgtttgcaagtggattttgccattccgcacagcttcaaagagcactgaaagcagtttgaaagtgc
Encoded here:
- the HIGD1B gene encoding HIG1 domain family member 1B → MSTDDGGWVPEHESTVRTKLLQKARKSPLVPVGLVGFVVVAAYGLYRMKERGNMKMSIHLIHTRVAAQACVVGAITLGAVCSMYKEHFTKQPPAGRQQ